Proteins from one Erythrolamprus reginae isolate rEryReg1 chromosome 6, rEryReg1.hap1, whole genome shotgun sequence genomic window:
- the MGST1 gene encoding microsomal glutathione S-transferase 1 → MKNIHEVLDLEVTMAFIRYAVVVVVKMMLMSAITGFTRMKKKAFANPEDTSSFGKGENAKKFLRTDPDVERIRRTHLNDLENIIPFLFAGFFYSLSGVNLSTALLHFRIFTGSRIFHTIAYLVPLPQPCRGLAWMAGYLVTFSMMYRVIMTVFTVS, encoded by the exons ATGAAAAACATCCATGAAGTCCTGGATCTTGAAGTCACCATGGCATTTATAAGATATGCAGTCGTTGTTGTAGTGAAAATGATGCTCATGAGCGCCATCACGGGGTTCACCCGAATGAAGAAAAAG GCATTTGCTAATCCTGAAGATACATCATCGTTTGGAAAAGGAGAAAACGCGAAAAAGTTTCTAAGGACCGATCCTGATGTGGAACGTATACGCAG AACCCATCTCAACGACTTGGAGAACATTATTCCATTCCTCTTTGCGGGGTTCTTCTACTCTCTGAGTGGTGTGAACCTCTCTACTGCTTTGCTGCACTTCCGAATTTTTACTGGTTCTAGGATCTTCCACACCATTGCTTACCTGGTACCTCTTCCCCAGCCTTGTAGAGGTTTGGCTTGGATGGCTGGTTACTTGGTCACCTTTTCAATGATGTACAGGGTTATAATGACTGTGTTCACCGTGTCTTAG